One window of Botrimarina mediterranea genomic DNA carries:
- a CDS encoding DUF1338 domain-containing protein, producing MDINQFFDRLWDDYVAMTPQAKRIKAAFEERGERVVNDHVAFRTLALEPIRLKSLEPHLLAVGYTPYEPYDFKDKKLSAYGYLPPEQEMPRVFVSELRVNELSPAAAKILEGLAAQVDPKRVEDPSILWAGPLWEPISYKDYQTLVDESEYAAWVASIGIRPNHFTIGVNYLTQTTSVEEVLQVVESLGYQVNASGGRVKGTPEVLLEQGSTLADRMPIQFAGGETHEVPTCYYEFAKRYPTESGELYPGFVAASADKIFESTDAKR from the coding sequence ATGGATATCAATCAGTTCTTCGACCGGCTGTGGGACGACTACGTCGCCATGACCCCGCAGGCCAAACGCATCAAGGCGGCCTTCGAGGAGCGTGGCGAGCGTGTCGTCAACGACCACGTCGCCTTCCGCACCCTGGCCCTTGAGCCGATCCGCCTCAAGTCGCTCGAGCCGCACCTCTTGGCCGTCGGCTACACGCCGTACGAGCCCTACGACTTCAAAGACAAGAAGCTCTCTGCTTACGGCTACCTGCCGCCCGAGCAGGAGATGCCACGGGTGTTCGTCTCCGAGCTGCGCGTGAACGAGTTGTCGCCCGCCGCGGCAAAGATCCTCGAAGGCCTCGCCGCCCAGGTCGATCCGAAGCGAGTCGAGGACCCGAGCATCCTCTGGGCCGGCCCGCTGTGGGAGCCGATCAGCTATAAGGATTACCAGACCCTCGTCGATGAGAGCGAGTACGCCGCCTGGGTCGCGTCGATCGGCATCCGCCCGAACCACTTCACGATCGGCGTCAACTACCTGACGCAGACCACGTCGGTCGAAGAGGTGCTGCAAGTCGTCGAGAGCCTGGGCTACCAGGTCAACGCGTCCGGCGGCCGTGTGAAGGGAACGCCCGAGGTGCTTCTCGAGCAAGGCTCGACGCTGGCCGACCGCATGCCGATCCAGTTCGCCGGCGGTGAGACGCACGAAGTCCCCACCTGCTACTACGAGTTCGCCAAGCGCTACCCCACCGAATCGGGTGAGCTCTACCCCGGGTTCGTCGCCGCCAGCGCGGACAAGATCTTCGAATCGACGGACGCGAAGCGCTAA
- the nrdR gene encoding transcriptional regulator NrdR has product MRCPYCRKDNDRVIDSRASQDGLAIRRRRECVACGRRYTTYERPEETTIKVIKRDGSRAPFDREKILRGLERACWKRQISTHQIEATVTNIENDVYQSFETEVESAALGQLVMEHLRELDQVAFVRFASVYRQFSDAQDFVEELRPFLENPRKTPR; this is encoded by the coding sequence ATGAGGTGCCCTTATTGCCGCAAAGACAACGACCGGGTGATCGACTCCCGGGCCAGCCAAGACGGCTTGGCGATCCGCCGCCGGCGCGAATGCGTGGCGTGCGGGCGGCGCTACACGACCTACGAACGGCCCGAAGAGACGACCATCAAGGTCATCAAGCGGGACGGCTCGCGGGCGCCCTTCGACCGCGAAAAGATCCTCCGCGGGCTCGAGCGGGCCTGCTGGAAACGGCAGATCTCGACCCACCAGATCGAGGCCACCGTCACCAACATCGAGAACGACGTCTACCAGAGCTTCGAGACCGAGGTGGAGTCTGCCGCCCTCGGCCAGCTGGTGATGGAGCACCTCCGGGAACTCGACCAAGTGGCGTTCGTCCGCTTCGCCAGCGTCTACCGCCAATTCAGCGACGCCCAAGACTTCGTGGAAGAGCTGCGGCCCTTCCTCGAGAACCCGCGGAAGACGCCGCGTTAG
- the hemW gene encoding radical SAM family heme chaperone HemW, with amino-acid sequence MTPPRSAYLHVPFCRHRCGYCNFAVVAGRDDLAPAYLRALGVELAQLDTPRPVETLYLGGGTPTRLVLPLLDELLTLARKWFPAVEGAEPEFTVEANPGDLSAEAIALLADRGVTRLSLGVQSLNPAKLRHLERDHTPEDVHRVVRAAQDAGLHVAIDLIFAAPGETLDEWRADLDAAVALEPTHASTYGLTYEKGTSFWSRRSHGDLAELDDELQRSMYELAIDRLAERGFTHYEVSNFARPGRRSRHNEAYWTGREWFAAGPSAARYVDGVRETNHRSTTTWMRRLEAGESPVAEREQLTPEEKARERLVFGLRRLEGVRRQDFATQTGYQVEQLAGKEIERFTSLGLLSSDDECVRLTRAGLLVSDAIWPELL; translated from the coding sequence ATGACTCCTCCCCGCTCCGCTTACCTCCACGTCCCCTTCTGTCGGCATCGCTGCGGGTACTGCAACTTCGCCGTCGTCGCCGGCCGGGATGATTTGGCCCCGGCCTATCTGCGGGCGCTTGGCGTCGAACTGGCGCAGCTCGATACACCGCGGCCCGTCGAAACGCTCTACCTCGGCGGCGGAACGCCGACACGGCTCGTGCTGCCGCTGCTCGACGAATTGCTGACCCTCGCCCGGAAATGGTTCCCGGCTGTGGAGGGCGCCGAGCCCGAGTTCACGGTCGAGGCCAACCCGGGCGACCTATCTGCGGAAGCGATCGCCCTGCTCGCCGACCGCGGCGTCACGCGCTTGAGCCTTGGCGTCCAGTCGCTCAACCCCGCGAAGCTCCGCCACCTCGAACGCGACCACACGCCCGAGGACGTTCACCGCGTCGTGCGGGCAGCGCAGGACGCGGGTCTCCACGTCGCGATCGATCTGATCTTCGCCGCGCCCGGCGAGACACTGGACGAATGGCGTGCCGACCTCGACGCGGCCGTTGCGCTCGAGCCGACGCACGCCTCAACTTACGGCCTCACGTACGAGAAGGGGACCTCCTTCTGGTCCCGGCGTTCGCACGGCGATCTTGCGGAACTCGACGATGAACTGCAGCGTTCCATGTACGAGCTGGCGATCGACCGCTTAGCGGAGCGCGGCTTTACGCACTACGAAGTCTCGAACTTCGCGCGGCCCGGTCGCCGCAGCCGCCACAACGAGGCCTACTGGACCGGCCGTGAGTGGTTCGCCGCCGGGCCCAGCGCGGCGCGCTACGTCGATGGCGTCCGTGAGACGAATCATCGCAGCACGACGACGTGGATGCGCCGCCTCGAAGCGGGCGAGTCCCCCGTCGCCGAGCGCGAACAACTGACGCCGGAGGAGAAGGCCCGCGAACGCTTGGTGTTCGGCCTTCGCCGGCTCGAAGGCGTGCGTCGCCAGGATTTCGCGACCCAGACGGGATACCAGGTCGAACAGCTCGCCGGCAAAGAGATCGAGCGGTTCACGTCACTCGGGCTGTTGAGCAGCGATGACGAGTGCGTGCGATTGACGCGCGCCGGGCTCCTGGTGAGCGACGCAATCTGGCCCGAGCTCTTGTAG
- the rpoN gene encoding RNA polymerase factor sigma-54, translating to MRMSFGQSMQMAQKQVLAPRMIQSMEILQLPILALQERIEQELQDNPCLEQVEPDGEDVYEPERVEREEGERELVVKEDSNNEDDFERLVNMAENLPDDYEERSRPSQGQMEADSDRAFDQMANMTARPETLCDYLQHQLSWFNLEEELRRMAERIIYSLDTNGYLKSPLEELLPPVPPDLNGNADVYRKAQLELAQKALTVVQHLDPPGVGARSLKECLLLQLPPGHPFEPEMRVLIESHLEDLQNNRLPQISKKTGMSLDDINEIWEEIRLLKPKPGAEFAESSVPSVRPDVFLEKDDEGKYVVRLEDGDLPSLYVSPYYRKLLKQAADADEETREYIKRKINSAQWLIEAIEQRRSTLSRVSQAIVDHQTRFLDEGPESIEPLKMQQIADRVHVHVTTVSRAVDDKWIQTPRGIFPLKRFFVGGTQNADGEDVAWDVVRIKLQEIVDKEDKSKPLSDDALVKELAKAGIEVARRTVTKYRKAMDIPSSRQRKDWAAEKK from the coding sequence ATGCGAATGTCCTTCGGGCAATCGATGCAGATGGCGCAAAAGCAAGTGCTTGCGCCACGCATGATTCAATCCATGGAGATCCTCCAGCTGCCGATCCTCGCGCTGCAGGAACGGATCGAGCAGGAGCTGCAGGACAATCCCTGCCTCGAGCAAGTCGAGCCCGACGGCGAGGACGTCTACGAGCCCGAGCGCGTCGAGCGCGAAGAGGGCGAGCGCGAGTTGGTCGTCAAAGAGGACTCCAACAACGAGGACGATTTCGAACGCCTCGTGAACATGGCGGAGAACTTGCCGGACGACTACGAGGAACGCAGCCGGCCGTCGCAGGGCCAGATGGAGGCGGACTCCGATCGGGCGTTCGACCAGATGGCGAACATGACCGCCCGACCCGAGACGCTGTGCGACTACCTGCAGCACCAACTCTCCTGGTTCAACCTCGAAGAAGAACTCCGCCGCATGGCGGAGCGGATCATCTACAGCCTCGACACCAACGGCTATCTCAAGTCGCCGCTCGAAGAGCTGCTGCCGCCCGTCCCGCCCGACCTCAACGGCAACGCGGACGTGTACCGCAAGGCGCAGCTGGAGCTGGCGCAGAAGGCGCTGACCGTGGTGCAGCACCTCGACCCGCCGGGCGTCGGCGCGCGGTCGCTCAAGGAGTGCCTGCTGCTCCAGCTGCCGCCGGGCCACCCGTTCGAGCCGGAGATGCGTGTCCTCATCGAGAGCCATCTCGAAGACCTGCAGAACAACCGGCTCCCGCAGATCTCTAAGAAGACGGGCATGTCGCTCGACGACATCAACGAGATCTGGGAAGAGATCCGCTTGCTCAAGCCGAAGCCCGGCGCCGAGTTCGCCGAGTCATCGGTCCCCAGCGTGCGCCCCGACGTGTTCCTGGAGAAGGACGACGAGGGCAAGTACGTCGTGCGTCTCGAAGACGGCGACCTGCCGAGCCTGTACGTCTCGCCCTACTACCGCAAGCTGCTCAAGCAAGCGGCCGACGCCGACGAAGAGACGCGCGAGTACATCAAGCGCAAGATCAACTCGGCCCAGTGGCTGATCGAGGCGATCGAGCAACGCCGCAGCACGCTCAGCCGCGTGTCGCAAGCGATTGTCGATCACCAGACGCGGTTCCTCGACGAGGGGCCCGAGTCGATCGAGCCGCTGAAGATGCAGCAGATCGCCGACCGCGTTCACGTGCACGTAACGACCGTCAGCCGCGCCGTCGACGACAAGTGGATCCAAACCCCGCGCGGCATTTTCCCGCTGAAGCGGTTCTTCGTCGGCGGCACACAGAACGCCGACGGCGAGGACGTCGCCTGGGACGTGGTGCGGATCAAGCTGCAAGAGATCGTCGACAAGGAAGACAAGTCGAAGCCTCTCTCCGACGACGCCCTGGTAAAGGAGCTGGCGAAAGCCGGCATCGAAGTCGCCCGCCGCACCGTAACGAAGTACCGCAAAGCCATGGACATCCCCAGCAGCCGGCAGCGCAAGGACTGGGCGGCGGAGAAGAAGTAG
- a CDS encoding uracil-DNA glycosylase: MDQPPSLPSPRALTQRLESLQAAGVTLLPRREGRVLEAPTATREAVPTAPLRVPPTTNVAGSPAPPAATSAPLVPPPPSPVPAASAAPTLEVLCSEVAGCTACPELAATRTQTVFGVGNPTARLCFMGEAPGADEDRLGEPFVGRAGQLLDKMIEACTLSRGEVYILNVLKCRPPGNRNPTPDEARNCRGYLQRQLELIDPEYICCLGAVAAQNFLQTDTPIGRLRGRVHEHAGRKVVCTYHPAYLLRNPSAKKYAWDDLKLLMRQLGVEL; the protein is encoded by the coding sequence ATGGACCAGCCGCCTTCTCTGCCGTCGCCACGGGCCCTCACGCAGCGTCTGGAGAGCTTGCAGGCGGCGGGGGTAACTTTGCTGCCGCGGCGTGAGGGACGCGTTCTAGAGGCCCCTACGGCGACGAGAGAGGCGGTTCCGACAGCCCCTCTTAGGGTTCCTCCGACGACTAACGTCGCCGGCTCGCCCGCCCCTCCGGCGGCGACCAGCGCGCCCCTCGTCCCCCCTCCCCCCTCCCCGGTCCCCGCGGCGTCAGCCGCCCCCACCCTCGAGGTCCTCTGCTCGGAGGTCGCGGGCTGCACCGCTTGCCCCGAGTTGGCCGCGACGCGGACACAAACCGTCTTTGGCGTCGGCAACCCAACGGCGCGGCTGTGCTTCATGGGTGAGGCGCCGGGCGCCGACGAGGACCGGCTCGGCGAGCCCTTCGTCGGCCGGGCCGGGCAGCTGCTCGACAAGATGATCGAGGCCTGCACCCTCAGCCGCGGCGAGGTCTATATCCTCAACGTGCTGAAGTGCCGCCCGCCGGGGAACCGCAACCCGACGCCCGACGAGGCCCGCAACTGCCGCGGCTACTTGCAGCGGCAGCTCGAGCTGATCGACCCGGAGTACATCTGCTGCCTCGGCGCCGTCGCGGCCCAGAACTTCCTGCAAACGGACACGCCGATCGGCCGACTCCGCGGCCGCGTCCACGAACACGCCGGCCGCAAGGTGGTCTGCACCTACCACCCGGCCTACCTGCTGCGCAACCCCTCGGCGAAGAAGTACGCCTGGGACGACCTCAAGCTGCTAATGCGGCAACTGGGCGTGGAGCTATAG
- a CDS encoding PH domain-containing protein, whose protein sequence is MPDPTPTDATPRDRFQQAAADRQSSAHEPEAPLWAGSYSHLAMLGTWVGGAIVTIAAVVVAALMNTPGGGWLMVLSGIGVMWLALAAWYGYRRLSVHYRLSTQRLIHEDGFLWRKVDRVELIDIDDVTYRQGPVERLLGVGTIVIASSDVTTPELRLPGIEEVSKVADIIDDARRKERRSRGLHIESV, encoded by the coding sequence ATGCCGGACCCAACGCCAACCGACGCCACTCCCCGCGACCGCTTTCAACAAGCCGCGGCCGACCGCCAATCGAGCGCCCATGAGCCCGAGGCGCCCCTCTGGGCCGGCAGCTATTCGCATCTGGCGATGCTCGGCACGTGGGTCGGCGGCGCCATCGTCACCATCGCCGCGGTCGTCGTCGCCGCTCTGATGAACACGCCCGGCGGCGGCTGGCTGATGGTCCTTTCGGGCATCGGCGTGATGTGGCTCGCCCTGGCGGCGTGGTACGGCTACCGCCGCTTGAGCGTCCACTACAGGCTCAGCACGCAGCGACTGATCCACGAGGACGGCTTCCTCTGGCGGAAGGTGGACCGCGTCGAACTGATCGACATCGACGACGTCACCTACCGCCAAGGCCCCGTCGAACGCCTGCTGGGGGTCGGCACGATCGTCATCGCTTCGAGCGATGTCACCACCCCCGAACTAAGACTGCCCGGAATTGAAGAGGTCTCAAAGGTCGCCGACATCATCGACGACGCCCGACGCAAGGAACGGCGCAGCCGCGGGTTGCACATCGAGTCGGTCTGA
- a CDS encoding saccharopine dehydrogenase family protein codes for MSKYPVTILGAGKIGRGIARMLHLSGEYDVLVGDISQEACDALVKETPGVTAKVVNVTNHDDVVKACQGRKAVISACSFDQNEGIAVAALTAGVSYFDLTEDVATTHAVRTIAKRADEGQIFMPQCGLAPGYIGILAHSLCQGFDKLDRVKMRVGALPLYPTNHLKYNLTWSTDGLINEYCNPCEAISDGKRMDLQPMEGLEHFALDGVDYEAFNTSGGLGTLCETLEGRVNELDYKTVRYVGHRELMMFLLHGLRFYDHRDLLKKLMEDAIPCTNQDVVLIFSTVTGWRGGRFEQVADARKVYHGNVHGLEASSIQITTATSMCCVVDLHRLGKLPSKGFVRQEDVSLKEFEANPFGEPYAKATSVRAPIAST; via the coding sequence TTGAGCAAGTATCCCGTCACCATTCTCGGCGCCGGCAAGATTGGTCGTGGCATCGCGCGGATGTTGCACCTATCGGGCGAGTACGACGTGCTCGTCGGCGACATCTCGCAAGAGGCGTGCGACGCGCTGGTGAAAGAGACCCCGGGCGTCACCGCCAAGGTGGTCAACGTCACCAACCATGACGATGTCGTGAAGGCGTGCCAGGGCCGCAAGGCGGTGATCTCGGCCTGTTCGTTCGATCAGAACGAGGGGATCGCCGTCGCGGCGCTAACGGCGGGCGTCAGCTACTTCGACCTCACCGAAGACGTCGCCACGACGCACGCCGTGCGGACCATCGCCAAGCGCGCCGACGAGGGGCAGATCTTCATGCCCCAGTGCGGCCTGGCGCCGGGCTACATCGGCATCCTCGCCCACAGCCTCTGCCAGGGCTTCGACAAGCTCGACCGCGTCAAGATGCGTGTCGGCGCGCTGCCGCTCTACCCGACGAACCATCTCAAGTACAACCTGACTTGGTCGACCGACGGCCTCATCAATGAGTACTGCAACCCGTGCGAGGCGATCTCGGACGGTAAGCGGATGGACCTCCAGCCGATGGAAGGTCTCGAGCACTTCGCGCTCGACGGCGTTGACTACGAGGCGTTCAACACGTCCGGCGGTCTCGGCACGCTCTGCGAAACGCTCGAAGGCCGCGTCAACGAACTCGACTACAAGACGGTCCGCTACGTCGGCCACCGCGAGCTGATGATGTTCCTCTTGCACGGACTGCGCTTCTACGACCACCGCGATCTCTTGAAGAAGCTGATGGAAGACGCGATCCCCTGCACCAACCAGGACGTCGTGCTGATCTTCAGCACCGTTACCGGCTGGCGAGGCGGCCGCTTCGAGCAAGTCGCCGACGCCCGCAAGGTGTACCACGGCAACGTTCACGGCCTGGAAGCCAGTTCGATCCAGATCACGACCGCAACGAGCATGTGCTGCGTGGTCGACCTGCACCGTCTCGGCAAGCTCCCGTCGAAGGGTTTCGTGCGGCAAGAAGACGTGTCGCTCAAGGAGTTCGAAGCAAACCCCTTCGGCGAGCCCTACGCGAAGGCGACGAGCGTCCGCGCGCCG
- a CDS encoding WecB/TagA/CpsF family glycosyltransferase yields the protein MQELPPRIEVTGLAVDPVDRRQLFNYVVAAARDKSARWTVGYLNVHVANLAARDALLRQYLNELCDLVYCDGKGIGWGARLQGLPEPPRMTAADWLPDLLGCCKEKDLRVFVIAGKPGVVERAVAEIDSRIGGLVGGLDPIGSHDGYVASPEKTASAIDAANAFNADVVLVGMGSPIQEHWVLTNRDRLNAPVVWALGATFDYYAGEQARGPEWLRRAGHEWAARLIADPGRLWRRYVLGNPQFLWRAYWWRRSDLATDGHR from the coding sequence ATGCAAGAACTACCGCCGCGAATCGAAGTCACCGGCCTCGCCGTCGATCCTGTCGATCGAAGACAGCTGTTCAACTACGTCGTCGCCGCGGCGCGGGACAAGTCGGCGCGGTGGACGGTGGGTTATCTCAACGTCCACGTCGCCAACCTCGCCGCGCGCGACGCACTGCTGCGGCAGTACCTCAACGAGTTGTGCGACCTCGTCTACTGCGACGGCAAGGGCATTGGTTGGGGCGCGCGGCTGCAAGGTTTGCCCGAGCCGCCGCGCATGACCGCCGCCGATTGGCTGCCGGACTTGTTGGGCTGCTGCAAAGAGAAGGACCTCCGAGTCTTTGTGATCGCTGGAAAACCTGGTGTCGTTGAGCGAGCCGTTGCCGAAATCGATAGCCGAATTGGCGGTCTCGTCGGCGGCCTCGACCCAATCGGCTCGCACGATGGTTACGTCGCTAGTCCCGAGAAGACCGCCTCGGCGATTGACGCTGCGAACGCGTTCAATGCCGATGTCGTCCTTGTCGGCATGGGATCGCCGATCCAAGAGCACTGGGTCTTAACGAACCGCGACCGCCTCAACGCGCCGGTCGTCTGGGCCCTCGGCGCGACGTTCGACTACTACGCCGGCGAACAAGCCCGCGGCCCCGAGTGGCTCCGGCGCGCCGGCCACGAATGGGCCGCCCGCCTCATCGCCGACCCTGGCCGCCTCTGGCGCCGCTACGTACTAGGCAACCCGCAGTTCCTCTGGCGAGCCTATTGGTGGCGCCGAAGTGATTTAGCCACAGATGGACACAGATGA
- the dnaX gene encoding DNA polymerase III subunit gamma/tau — MSDLQTTAAEVSTAGADYMVVARRYRPQRFTELIGQQHVAGALQQAIRTGRIGHAYLFTGARGVGKTSAARILAKALNCESGPTPEPCCQCDACERIATGDDVDVLEIDGASNRGIDEIRQLRQNAGVRPSRSRMKVYIIDEVHMLTKEAFNALLKTLEEPPEHVKFIFATTEPQKIPITILSRCQRFDFAGVDTVSISERLRQIADAEGVGIDEEALQILAVRAAGSMRDSQSLLEQLLAVADHHISADDVNSLLGIAPAARVAELAERLADRDAATGLALLDSAVRTGADPGQVLDQLMGYYRDVMAVTVGCPPEQMLTALPGQYDAAKALGERLGVHTLLAAMQVLDQTAARMRVSVHERTLADMAIVRLATLEDLDSLAQAVADVRANPGAAVKKNVEPSVGPPGLPPAARPQSTPPPSNGAAKAPSLPPLPPTPAPRPVAPPQPAATAEPANEDNDPNSLMAQFAAMRESAAESRPGAPASRRVSRRQQQTEIAQHPYVAKAMELFGVEPDRLRYMPPREE; from the coding sequence ATGTCGGATCTGCAGACGACCGCCGCCGAGGTGTCCACCGCTGGCGCCGACTACATGGTCGTCGCCCGCCGCTACCGGCCGCAGCGCTTCACCGAGCTGATCGGCCAGCAGCACGTCGCCGGGGCGTTGCAGCAGGCGATCCGCACGGGCCGCATCGGCCACGCCTATCTGTTCACCGGCGCCCGCGGGGTGGGGAAGACCTCCGCCGCGCGGATTCTGGCGAAGGCCCTCAACTGCGAGTCGGGCCCGACGCCCGAGCCCTGCTGCCAGTGCGACGCCTGCGAACGGATCGCCACCGGCGACGACGTCGACGTGCTCGAGATCGACGGCGCCAGCAACCGCGGCATCGACGAGATCCGCCAGCTGCGGCAGAACGCCGGCGTGCGGCCGAGCCGGTCACGGATGAAGGTCTACATCATCGATGAAGTCCACATGCTCACGAAGGAGGCGTTCAACGCCCTCCTCAAGACGCTCGAAGAGCCGCCCGAGCACGTGAAGTTCATCTTCGCGACGACCGAGCCGCAGAAGATCCCGATCACGATCCTGTCGCGCTGCCAGCGGTTCGACTTCGCCGGTGTCGACACCGTCTCGATCAGCGAGCGCCTCCGCCAAATCGCCGACGCCGAAGGGGTTGGCATCGACGAGGAGGCGTTGCAGATCCTCGCCGTGCGTGCGGCCGGCTCGATGCGGGACAGCCAGTCGCTGCTCGAGCAGCTGCTCGCCGTTGCCGACCACCACATCTCGGCCGACGACGTCAACTCGCTGCTGGGGATCGCCCCCGCGGCGCGCGTGGCGGAGCTTGCGGAGCGTTTGGCGGATCGCGACGCGGCGACGGGGCTCGCGCTGCTCGACTCGGCGGTCCGTACCGGCGCCGACCCGGGGCAGGTGCTCGACCAGCTGATGGGCTACTACCGCGACGTCATGGCGGTCACCGTCGGCTGCCCGCCAGAGCAGATGCTGACGGCCCTGCCGGGCCAATACGACGCGGCAAAGGCCCTCGGCGAGCGATTGGGCGTCCACACGCTGCTGGCGGCGATGCAAGTCCTTGATCAGACCGCCGCTCGCATGAGAGTGAGCGTTCATGAGCGGACGCTCGCCGACATGGCGATCGTGCGGCTGGCGACGCTCGAGGACCTCGATAGCCTCGCGCAGGCGGTAGCGGATGTGCGGGCGAATCCGGGCGCTGCGGTAAAAAAAAACGTTGAGCCGTCCGTAGGGCCACCGGGGCTGCCGCCCGCGGCTAGACCACAAAGCACTCCACCGCCTTCGAACGGGGCCGCAAAAGCGCCTTCGCTTCCGCCGTTGCCTCCTACTCCCGCGCCGCGTCCTGTCGCGCCGCCGCAACCGGCGGCTACCGCCGAACCCGCCAACGAAGACAACGACCCGAACAGCCTGATGGCGCAGTTCGCGGCGATGCGCGAGTCGGCGGCGGAGTCGCGGCCCGGCGCCCCGGCGTCGCGCCGCGTGAGCCGCCGGCAGCAGCAGACCGAGATCGCCCAGCACCCGTACGTCGCCAAGGCGATGGAGCTGTTTGGAGTGGAACCGGACCGTCTCCGCTACATGCCTCCGCGCGAAGAATGA
- a CDS encoding YbaB/EbfC family nucleoid-associated protein, translating into MFKGLGNLANLGEMMKQASQMGARVQEVQERMKSLRVTGEGGGGMVQIDMTGAQEVLAVRVDPGLVERGEREMIEDLTVAAMNDAIEKARVLHAEAMQEVTGGMNLPGMSDMLGKLGGEQQ; encoded by the coding sequence ATGTTCAAAGGCCTCGGCAACCTCGCCAACCTCGGCGAGATGATGAAGCAAGCGTCGCAGATGGGCGCGCGCGTCCAGGAAGTCCAGGAGCGGATGAAGTCGCTCCGGGTTACCGGCGAGGGGGGCGGCGGCATGGTCCAGATCGACATGACCGGCGCGCAAGAGGTGCTCGCCGTGCGGGTGGACCCCGGCCTCGTCGAACGCGGCGAGCGGGAGATGATCGAAGACCTCACCGTCGCGGCGATGAACGACGCCATCGAGAAGGCCCGCGTCCTCCATGCCGAAGCCATGCAAGAAGTGACCGGCGGCATGAACCTCCCCGGCATGAGCGACATGCTGGGCAAGCTCGGCGGAGAGCAGCAGTAG
- a CDS encoding glycosyltransferase, whose protein sequence is MHVVVVTHYFPPIGGPGARRMLGWVNGFVAAGARVTIVTPAAHPRDPYYQPGESYDGPATVVTPAIFDPARFARGGDGKPVVSEGPPSEKRGLAARLRPWLLMPDQRRLANGPLFRAALAAIRDEPAIVLTSSPYNSVHLAGRAIKKRLGDSATWIADFRDDWFHPVFFPFPNAAYRAYNRGLEAKVLRDADGLTIVSRSTLDKVRSRHADFSVDFWSTEESGKWRWVPNGFDATGVEAILNAPVPPRDPSAPVRLLFSGTLWQGHPLEALVAALGNVAAKTGQRFRFELAGRVIQPVPPTPDAERVEIFTAGWKPYEESLTATRQADLLLVHTGPESQDIKIKIFEAAAVRRPVLVLGPEDSATVRLVREHVADPLIADQDNEPAIVAALERYLTSTDESRHAFTGVPAEYDRLVQSQRLLDWASRLRRMGRG, encoded by the coding sequence GTGCACGTCGTCGTCGTCACCCACTACTTCCCGCCGATCGGCGGCCCCGGCGCCCGGCGCATGTTGGGTTGGGTGAACGGCTTTGTCGCCGCCGGCGCCCGGGTGACGATCGTCACGCCCGCGGCCCATCCGCGCGACCCCTACTACCAGCCTGGCGAAAGCTACGACGGCCCCGCGACGGTCGTCACGCCAGCGATCTTCGACCCCGCGCGCTTCGCCCGCGGCGGCGACGGCAAGCCCGTCGTCAGCGAAGGACCACCGTCCGAGAAGCGCGGCCTCGCGGCGCGCTTGCGGCCGTGGTTGCTAATGCCCGATCAAAGGCGATTGGCGAACGGCCCGCTGTTTCGCGCGGCGCTCGCGGCGATCCGCGACGAGCCAGCAATCGTGCTCACGTCGAGCCCTTACAACAGCGTCCACCTTGCTGGACGGGCGATCAAAAAGCGTCTCGGCGACAGCGCGACGTGGATCGCCGACTTCCGCGATGACTGGTTCCACCCCGTCTTCTTCCCGTTCCCCAACGCCGCCTACCGCGCGTACAACCGCGGACTCGAAGCCAAGGTTTTGCGCGACGCCGACGGTCTAACGATCGTCAGCCGCAGCACGCTCGACAAAGTGCGCTCGCGCCACGCGGATTTCTCTGTGGACTTTTGGAGCACCGAAGAGAGCGGCAAGTGGCGCTGGGTTCCGAACGGCTTCGATGCGACCGGCGTTGAAGCGATTCTGAACGCGCCGGTTCCGCCGCGCGATCCGTCGGCGCCGGTGAGACTGCTCTTCAGTGGCACGCTCTGGCAGGGGCATCCACTGGAGGCGCTCGTCGCTGCGCTCGGAAACGTTGCGGCAAAGACGGGCCAGCGCTTCCGTTTCGAGCTCGCCGGCCGTGTGATTCAGCCCGTGCCGCCGACGCCCGATGCTGAACGCGTCGAGATCTTCACCGCCGGCTGGAAGCCCTACGAGGAATCGCTCACCGCCACGCGGCAAGCGGACTTGCTGCTCGTGCACACGGGCCCCGAGTCGCAAGACATCAAAATCAAAATCTTCGAAGCCGCCGCGGTGCGCCGCCCCGTGCTGGTGCTCGGCCCCGAAGACTCAGCCACGGTGCGCCTAGTGCGCGAGCATGTCGCCGACCCGCTCATCGCCGACCAAGACAACGAACCCGCGATTGTCGCAGCGCTTGAACGTTACTTAACGAGCACCGACGAATCCCGCCACGCCTTTACCGGCGTCCCCGCCGAGTACGACCGCCTCGTCCAATCGCAACGACTGCTCGACTGGGCTAGTCGATTAAGAAGAATGGGACGCGGATGA